Genomic DNA from Manihot esculenta cultivar AM560-2 chromosome 15, M.esculenta_v8, whole genome shotgun sequence:
ttaataataatttataatatttatctaATAATATAACCATGAAAACGCGATTCAACTCTTAATTTGAATATGGTTCAATGGTAGATTggcattataaaataaaaaaaaagaaagatttattatttaatccctagacattgtcattattaataagtcaatccctacatttttaaaaatctattaaaatgtccttatctttCCTCACCGTCAACGAAACAATCCTTCTatcctattttccgttaaatataaataaaaaatgtgagagaaaatttttaaaacctaATTTTAGGCTCAAccccctttcttcttcttcctcaataacccaatttcttcttcttcctcctcaataactcaatttttaaaatttaatttttttcactttttcttCCTCAATAATCCAATTTTTAAAACTCTTTAgtcttttgatttatttttaaaggtaaaaataaatagaattggacggaaagactatttcgtcgatagagaaaaaaaataaagatattttaatagatttctgaaaatgtaggcAATATTcaaagactaaatagtaaatctcccTAAAAAAATCTGACCACAAAAGCTTTTTCCAGTTGGTCAACTTACTGGTTTATATGTTTGACATGATAATATACTAAGCACAAACTCTTTTTATATCACATCCATAGATTCTCTGCTCAAATACAACATGTCAATGTATTTGGCAAAGATTATGTAGAAATAGGGATACTTTAACAAACTTTTAcacaacaaattaaaataaactcaCCCCAGACCGTAAATGAAAAAGATCAACTGCCTCCTTGACATTTCGGGTAATTAACCCTCTTCTGAAAAACAAAGGGAAAGCAATTTGTTATTATATGTCTATACCATTGCAAAATTTGTCTACAAGTACCATCATCATGACAAAAATTAATTTGCATTTGAAACTTCGTAAGCACAAGTCAATGATTTGATAACATTCTAAAAATGTATGGGATCAGGACACCACCAAAAGGAATTCACCGTTAATAACTCCCAAGAAAAACAAATGAAGGAAAACACTAGCAAGTACCACTTCCTATCACATATGCACAACTAAGTACTTCAAGCTAAAACTAGAATATCTTCACAAAGCCAGTCAGATTATTCGATACTCGTGCAAATCAAGCATGAAAAGATGTCCTTCTAAACAGAAGATTAAATCAGACCCAATCTTCCAACCCAGCCCACCACTTAAAACTTCCAAAAACTCTAGTACTGGAAACAAAAATGTAGATAAACAAGCCACATTGTAAAAGAAGCAATAAAATTTGAGTAACAAACTGAATAAGCTCTGACAAATGAATATTCGCAAGTAAACAAGCAAAGTCTTAAAGGAGAAAAAGGGTTAAGAGAAGCGAAACTTTACTTTATTTTCTTTGAATCAAGGAACCCACACAGCTCTACTGCGCCTGCACCGTAGTTAAAtctaaaaattcatataattttccaTTAACCCcccaaaattcaaaaaaatgcAACACTGTGTCAACAAATTACGAACTAACCGGGCATAGTTTGGAGGCGGTCGAGGCCCTGGCGCTCAAAATCAAGGATAACCTCATAAGCTCTGCGCTGCTTATCGGGACTCCACTTCTCAATGTGATGCAAGATATCGATCCCAGAAGGATTCTCTGCTTTAATTCTGCGATACTCCTCGTCACCGAGAACGGCCTTGTACATTGAAGCAAAATCGATGACGGGGACGGTTAGGGTTCCGTCCATGTCGAATACGACGCCTCTTAGGCGAGCTTTGGCCATGGTATGGTGAGCCAGGGGAAATGGAGATTTGCGgttgaagaaaataaaagatttgGAGAGGAGAGAGGGCATGGAGAGGACAGGGAGAGAAAGGATCCGCTGAGGATGCGGGGAAAGTGGCAGCATCCGGACGGACACTTGCCACGGGGCGAGAGTGCGGCTCAAGGTTTGCTAAGCTACGGTTCAGTTTCAGTTGGGAATTTGGTTTGGGTTCGattttaattcatatatatatatttttatttgtatttatttcatatatatattatattaatataaatagtatatagaaaaaagtttatataaaatatattttaattttattatataataaattaataatataaaatagtatacttatatattataaataaaacaaattatCCATCGATAATCAATAAAAttctttattcaaatattcaattgaaataaaaatttagttactcaatttagtttaatttaaaatcaactaCTTTTAACATtacaatatttattatttacttagtATAAggcattaataaaatataattagataCTAATAATAAAGTTCTTTATTAGACTATGtgtacaaataataataataataattaaaaaaataaattaagccaTCTAAAACGCTATTCTTGTAGTAATGATATTAATATACAAAAATCAAATATGTATGTATACATAttgcttgaaaatatttttaacatttaaataaattaaaatatactatacattatatcaaaatttaattagtttcaTATAATTATAGTTACTTCTAATAAACCTAAAcctttaataaattaatgattttaaatatatatcataaaaaaaCATATGGGTAATATTgtcaataataataacaataattatcattattctaatattgtaaaataaaataataatattatatactaAAGCATTGTTTGTGCAAGGAAAAATATACTATAATACCTTCATCAAAAAGATAAAAGTTAATATTTCATTTatagtaaattaaaattcatattgtaattaaaattttaatttttaaattattttaaaatatataataataataataataatttaatgtaagtttaataatta
This window encodes:
- the LOC110601907 gene encoding haloacid dehalogenase-like hydrolase domain-containing protein At2g33255; translation: MLPLSPHPQRILSLPVLSMPSLLSKSFIFFNRKSPFPLAHHTMAKARLRGVVFDMDGTLTVPVIDFASMYKAVLGDEEYRRIKAENPSGIDILHHIEKWSPDKQRRAYEVILDFERQGLDRLQTMPGAVELCGFLDSKKIKRGLITRNVKEAVDLFHLRSGMMFSPALSREFRPYKPDPAPLLHICSTWDFQPNEVMMVGDSLKDDVTCGKRAGAFTCLLDEKGRYSSADFANLDVEPDFKVSSLSEVHSLLEANFDLMG